The segment GATCGCGAATCCGAAGACTGCCAGCAGCGTGAATGCCGTCACGGCGATAGACAAAGCAATGATTTTGAGTATTCGCCCCACAATGATTCAGCTGCACCTTCGTCACCATCCTATAAAATCGAATCTGGATGCCGTCCGCAACACAACCCGGATATCTGCAGCGAGCCGTGCGGATGCTGCGGCCCTCGCACGAACATTCGGCACGTTCAGCGACGCTGCTGGTGATGACGGTAGTCATGATTGCGCGCGTGATTGGCTACGTGCGGCAGGCATATATCGGATATGCATTCGGAGCCGGAGTGGAAACGGATGCCTATGTCGCCGCATTCATCGTGCCGGACTTTCTGACCTACCTGCTAGCAGGGGGCGTCACTTCGATCACGTTTATATCGATCTACACGCGCTATACGTCCGAGAACCGCGAGAACGAGGCTCAAAGAACGCTTTCGATCATCATTACTGTAATGGCCGTCGTATTTGCCCTCGGCGGACTGGTTGCGGGAGTATTTGCCCCGCAGATCGTTCGGCACATCTTTCCCAAGTTTGGCCCTGAAGAATTGCGTCTTTGCGTATACCTGACGCGAATTCTGTTGCCTCAGCCGCTGTTTGTCTTTGTGGGGGGCGCCCTCGGCGCGGTGCTGCTTTCGAAGCGGATGTTCCTCATCCCTTCGCTCACTTCCATCATCTACACGCTATGCCTTATCGCCGGAGGAATTCTTCTGTCCGGGCGGATCGGGATCGCATCGTTGGCGCTGGGCGCCACCGCCGGTGCGTTTATCGGACCATTTCTAATGAATGCGATCGGCGCCGCGCGGCATGGCGTTCGATACTCGCCAAGCCTCGATATAAAGAACGCCGGGTTTCGGGAGTGGTTGTGGATCTCGATCCCGCTGATGCTGGGTGTCTCCCTCGTAACAGCCGATGATTGGCTCCTTAGTTACTTTGCTTCCGGAGGCGTGGGCGATATTGCCCGGTTGAATTACGCCAAGCGGTTGCTGCAGGTTCCGGTTGCCGTGATGGCTCAGGCTGCCGGCCAGGCGGCGCTTCCGTTCTTTGCGAAACTGTTCAGCGAAAAACGCCTGGTCGAGTTTGAGGAGCAGGTGAACAGGGCGGTGTATCGTGTCGCCGCAGCGTCATTCCTGATAACGGCCTGGATGATGGCCACCACTCTTCCGATTACTGACCTCGCCATGCGCCGCGGCAAATTCACGTTTGTCGATTCGCAGGAAACGGCGATTTTTCTGTTCTGGTTCGCGCTCTCCCTCGCGTTCTGGGCGGCTCAGGCAATCTATGCCCGCGGTTTTTATGGCGCAGGAAGCACATGGACCCCGATGATTGCCGGAACCATTGTTACTGCAGTGATCATTCCTGTGTATTACGCCTCCTTTCACGCGCTGGGCGTCACGGGACTAACCATCGCTTCAGACATCGGGATCGCAACACACACCATCGTGCTCGCCATTCTGCTTCATCGCCGAAAGCTCGTGACGTTCGGCCTCATGCCTTGGCGAGAACTCGGAAAAGCTGCAATCACGGCCGTTTTCGCAGGTCTGCTCGCTTTCAAAGCCGGCAGCCTCATTCCGTTGAGCGGCGGCCGGCTGCCCGATATCGAAGCCTTCTCGCTGGCTTCCATCACCTGGGCCATCGCGGTCGCTTTCGGCCTGTGGGTGACCAAATCCAACCTGCCAGGAGTTCTGCGCAAAAAGTGATTCGAGTTCTATGACACCGCGACAAATTCGAAGGCGAACACTTATACTACGGAGACCTATCGGCTTAAAGTGAGGGAGTGATGAAAAGTGTTCGTATTTCAGGCGCTGTGGTTGCCGTCTGCGCATTGGCCGCGATGGCGTATGCGCAGGCCGATGTCAGACCTACCAACCTGCTTCCGAATCCATATGACACGGTGCAGGGTTGGGCGAAAATGCCGGCCGGCCGGACCTGGGGAGCGACCGGCGCCGTCGACATCGACAAGGACGGCAAGTCCATCTGGGTTGCCGAGCGCTGCGGCGCCAACTCCTGCCAGGGATCGATGCTCGATCCGATCCTGCACTTCGACGAGAACGGAAAGCTGATCAAGAGTTTTGGCGCCGGAATGACGATCGCGCCGCACGGCATCTTCGTCGACCGGGACGATAACGTGTGGGTCACGGATTGCGCCTGCACGCCGGGTTTAACTCCAGAAGCAGGCAAAGGTCATCAGGTTTTCAAATTCAGCAAGGATGGAAAGCTGCTCATGACACTGGGCAAGGCCGGAGGCGGCCGCGAGCCCGAATTCTTCTTCCAGCCGAACGATGTGCTCGTCGCTCCGAACGGCGACATCTTCGTCTCGGAAGGCCACACCAGCACGCCCGGATCGACAGCGCGTATCCTGAAATTTTCCAGGGACGGGAAGTTCATCAAGACCTGGGGCAAGCTCGGAACCGCGGGCGGCGATTTCGATCAGCCGCACGCGCTCGCGATGGACTCGAAACGCCGGCTGTTCGTGGGCGATCGCGGCAATAACCGCATCCAGATTTTCGATCAGGATGGCAGCTTCCTCGATCAATGGAAACAGTTCAGCCGGCCGAGCGGTCTTTACATCGATCCGAAGGACACGCTTTACGTTGCCGATTCCGAATCGGAATCCATCGCAAAAAATCACGACGGCTGGAAGCGCGGTATACGCATCGGGAGTGCTCAGAATGGATCGATCAAATACTTCATTCCCGATCCGGTTGAAAAAGCCACAACCACCAGCGCCGCTGAAGGCGTGGCCGCCGATGAGCAGGGGAATATCTACGGTGCGGAAGTCGGGCCCAGGGCATTGAAAAAATACGTCAAGAAAAAGGGCTCGAACTAATTCCATTCATGGATTTTGAGATTGTCATCATCGGTGGTGGCATCGTCGGCCTCGCCACCGCACTTCAAATCATCCGAAAGCAAAAAGGCGTGCGCATTGCGGTCCTCGAGAAGGAGCCGGAAATCGCGCGCCACCAGACCGGACACAACAGCGGCGTCATTCATTCCGGCCTTTACTACAAGCCAGGATCATTGAAAGCAAAGAACTGCGTCGCGGGCGCCGCGGCGATGGTCAGGTTTTGCAAGGAGCACGGCATCCCGTATGAGATCTGCGGGAAAGTTGTCGTCGCGACCGATCCATCCGAGCTTCCGGGGCTTCAGGAACTGCTTCGCCGTGGCACGGCGAATGGCGTGCCCGGAGCGGTGACGATCGGGCCCGAGCGATTGCGCGAGCTGGAGCCGCACTGTACTGGAGTGGAAGCCCTTCATGTGCCGGGAACGGGGATCGTGAACTACGCCCTCGTCGCCAGGAAATACGCCAAACTGATTACAGCGGGCGGAGGGCAAATTCTGACCAGTTGCCCGGTGCACGGGATCGTCCAGAAGTCTGGTGAAACGGTTCTCGAAACGAGCCGGGGAGCAGTCAAAGGAAATCTCATCATCAATTGCGCCGGACTGTACAGCGATCGCATCATGCGGCTTGCCGGCCAGGACAATGGTCTTCAAATCGTGCCGTTCCGCGGCGAGTACTACGAAATCGTTCCGGCGCGGCGCGGCTTGGTGAAGGGTCTGATTTATCCGGTTGCCGACCCGCGATTTCCATTTCTCGGCGTTCATTTCACGCGCCGGATTTCCGGCGGCATTGAAGCCGGACCGAATGCCGTACTGGCGTTTAAGCGCGAAGGATACAAGAAAACCGATGTGAACCTGAAGGACGCCGTCGAAACTGCGCTATTTCCGGGATTCTGGCGCATGGCCGCGAAATACTGGAAGAGTGGATGCGGGGAGTACTACCGGTCACTGAACAAAGGCGCTTTCACGCGCGCCCTGCAGAAGCTGGTTCCGGAGATTCAATCCGCGGATCTGGAGCCGGCGGGTTCGGGCGTCCGCGCGCAGGCTCTGGATAGGACCGGGAGACTCCTGGACGATTTCGCCATCGTGCAAACGAAGCAATTCATCCACGTTTGTAATGTGCCGTCGCCGGCGGCAACGGCATCGCTGGTGATCGGGAAACAGATTGCGGAACTTGCCGCGGGCGCAGAAAAATAGGCGAGACGCCGGGGTTGCATAGAATCCCAATTTCGACATGGCGTGCGAGCGCCCCCCCTGCCGCTTCGCGGCTCTCCCCCTGTATCAGGGGGAGAGTTTACGCTGGAGGAACCGGCAAACAGTCTCTTTCCGTCCTCGAATGTGACGCTGGTCACGTTGGCTCTGGGACTGCCGTTCTAATTAAGTTTACTGTCCCCCTGATAAAGGGGGACAGCCAGGCGCGAAGCGCCGGGCAGGGGGTCGCTCACACACCATCCTATTTCTCGAGATCCTTCGAATTCATCGTCACCTCGAACCGTGCAATGTTCGAGGTCGCGTTGGCTTTGACATCTTCGACCCACAATGCATACACGCCTGGCAGCATGACCACTGTGTCGATATCGTGTTCGATCTCACCTTTGTCATTCGTGTACATCTCGAGAATCCGAAATTCGGTTCCGTCCGGTCTCTGGAGATGAGAGCGCACGTCGGATTTTGGCGTGAAACCGGTACCTTTCATCTCAACGTGTCCGAGGTGCAGGATTTTCGCCGGCGAAACAGTGATTTTGGGTGTTGCTTTCGGGGTGGTCTGGGCAAATATGGACATCCCCAACAAAACGCAGAAAATCGAGGCGAACAGCGGTTTTAAGCTACACATAGAGTCTATTCATCATTGCATCATTCGAGGTTGCTTCATTTCTTCAATTTGAAATGCAGAAACTTCGAATGATGCAATCTCCAATGATTTTGAACAAAAAAATGGACCAAGGTCCGAGAACCCTGGTCCATTTTATTACGGATTGTTGCGACCTACGTCCAGGAATACCCTGCCTTGGCAAGAGGCAGATGTCGAATCCGAACGCCCGTTGCTGCGGCGATCGCATTGCAGATCGCGGCAGGCGCCGGTGGCAGCGAAGGCTCGCCGAGGCCGGTTGGCGTATAGTCGGATTTGAGGAACTTCACCTGGATCTGGTTCGGTGCGACTTGACGCATTCGGGTCGGTTGATACTTGTCGAAGTTCGACTGCACGACAGCGCCGTTCTCGATGGTGATTTCCCAGGCCATCAAATGGCTCATGCCTTCGACGAAGCCGCCCTGGACGAGGTTTTCCGCCTCGCTCGCATTGACGATCTGCTCGCCGATGTCCACGGCCGCCCATGCCTTGTCGACTTTGAGCTTCTTGCTGGCATCGACAGAAACCTGGCAGACGTACGCCACGTAACCGGAATGCGCGTACTGGAACGACACACCCTGGCCGGTGCCTTTCGGCAGCTTGCTGCGGTTATTCCAGTTGGACATATCCCGGACGGCTTCCAGCACTGCTTTTGCTCGGGCAGCGTTGAACGGAGCATTGGCGCCAGTTCGATTCGTCGGAGGTTTGTAGGTCGTCGGGCTATTCAGAAGATCTAACCGATACTGCAGAGGATCTTTTCCGGCGGCCACCGCGATTTCGTCAATGAACGACTGCATCACGAAAGAGGTGCCATTGAACGCCGGAGCCCGCATGGCTCCTGTCGGAATGTTGAAGGGGCCGAACTGGCTGTCGGACACCCAGAAGTTGTCGGTGAACCCGCGCGGGAATTCGTTTGTGGGTACCACCGAAACGTTACCATAGCTGGCAACCATATCGCGGAACGCGGTCAGCTTGCCGTTGGCGTCCAAACTGGCTTTGAAATAGTGATAGGCCGGCGGACGATAGTCGTCGTGGGCGATATCGTCTTCACGCGACCAGAGCAGCTTCACCGGGACGCTCGGCTGGCCGGCTTTTTGCCGTTCATCTGCAACCAGACGCGCAATCTTGGACACTTCAACGTCATATTCTTTGTAGAGGCGCCGTCCGAAACCGCCGCCGGCTCGGACCATATGGAATGTGACGTCTGCCGGTTGGACACCAGAAGGCACCGCGGCGTCATTCAACGATGGAATCTGAGCGGGAGACCAGATTTCGATCTTTCCGTCCTTATACCATGCCGTCGAGTTCTGCGGTTCGAGTGGCGCGTGTGAGAGAAGCGGGAACGAGTATTCCGCTTCGACCACCTTCGCGGCTGTTTTGAAAGCCGCTTCGGCGTCGCCTTCTTTCGCGGCACGCGCTCCGCCAAATCCTCCACCAACGGTAGGCTCTTGAGAAGCTTTCGATGCCAGGGATTTGATCTGGGCGTTGTAGCCTGCGGTGCTTTGCGTTCTCACTGCACCGTAATCCCAGTCGACCTTCAAGACTTTGTTGCGCGCGCTTTGAGCATGCCACCAGGTTTCGGCGACGATCGCGACGCCTCCCGCCCATGTTACGCCGCCACCGCCGCCACCGCCGCGTTGACCGCCTGCAGGAGCCGCCGGAGGAACTGGAGGCTCGATGACGAAAACGTGTTTAACGCCCGGCTGTTTTTTAACTTCCTCAACATTGGCGCTCATCACTTTTCCGCCGAATGTCGGGCACTTTTGATAGACGGCGAACAGCATTCCCGGAGGATTCACGTCGATGCTGAAGGCCGGCTGACCCGTAACGATAGCCATGACGTCGACGCCCTGAACCCGTGTTCCGAGGATTTTGAAATCCTTCGGATCCTTCAGCTTGATCTCGGCGACAGTCATCGGAGGCATCTTCATTGCGGCGTCCGCCAGAGCAGCGTATGTCGCCGTTTTGTTTGTACGGGCGTGTTTCACCATTCCCGAACCAGTCGTCAACTCACTCTCAGAAACGTTCCACTGTTTTGCGGCGGTGGCGACCATCATCATGCGGGCCGCAGCTCCCACGTTGCGCATCGGCGTGTATTGCGTCGGAGTTGCCGTACTGCCGCCTTCGATCTGGCCTCCGCCGTACCTTGCTGCGTCGAGGTCACCCTGCTGAACCTTGACCTGCTTCCAATCGACGTCGAACTCTTCCGCAATGATCATCGGCAGCGAATTGCGCATGCCTTGGCCCGTTTCCGGATTCCTGGCCATTAACGTGAAGGTGTTATCC is part of the Terriglobia bacterium genome and harbors:
- a CDS encoding molybdopterin cofactor-binding domain-containing protein, with the protein product MKDQKQLNRRSFIQLTALAGGGLLVGVYASETEMLAQRGGGGPPAPVNPNNYITVHPDNTFTLMARNPETGQGMRNSLPMIIAEEFDVDWKQVKVQQGDLDAARYGGGQIEGGSTATPTQYTPMRNVGAAARMMMVATAAKQWNVSESELTTGSGMVKHARTNKTATYAALADAAMKMPPMTVAEIKLKDPKDFKILGTRVQGVDVMAIVTGQPAFSIDVNPPGMLFAVYQKCPTFGGKVMSANVEEVKKQPGVKHVFVIEPPVPPAAPAGGQRGGGGGGGVTWAGGVAIVAETWWHAQSARNKVLKVDWDYGAVRTQSTAGYNAQIKSLASKASQEPTVGGGFGGARAAKEGDAEAAFKTAAKVVEAEYSFPLLSHAPLEPQNSTAWYKDGKIEIWSPAQIPSLNDAAVPSGVQPADVTFHMVRAGGGFGRRLYKEYDVEVSKIARLVADERQKAGQPSVPVKLLWSREDDIAHDDYRPPAYHYFKASLDANGKLTAFRDMVASYGNVSVVPTNEFPRGFTDNFWVSDSQFGPFNIPTGAMRAPAFNGTSFVMQSFIDEIAVAAGKDPLQYRLDLLNSPTTYKPPTNRTGANAPFNAARAKAVLEAVRDMSNWNNRSKLPKGTGQGVSFQYAHSGYVAYVCQVSVDASKKLKVDKAWAAVDIGEQIVNASEAENLVQGGFVEGMSHLMAWEITIENGAVVQSNFDKYQPTRMRQVAPNQIQVKFLKSDYTPTGLGEPSLPPAPAAICNAIAAATGVRIRHLPLAKAGYSWT
- the murJ gene encoding murein biosynthesis integral membrane protein MurJ — encoded protein: MPSATQPGYLQRAVRMLRPSHEHSARSATLLVMTVVMIARVIGYVRQAYIGYAFGAGVETDAYVAAFIVPDFLTYLLAGGVTSITFISIYTRYTSENRENEAQRTLSIIITVMAVVFALGGLVAGVFAPQIVRHIFPKFGPEELRLCVYLTRILLPQPLFVFVGGALGAVLLSKRMFLIPSLTSIIYTLCLIAGGILLSGRIGIASLALGATAGAFIGPFLMNAIGAARHGVRYSPSLDIKNAGFREWLWISIPLMLGVSLVTADDWLLSYFASGGVGDIARLNYAKRLLQVPVAVMAQAAGQAALPFFAKLFSEKRLVEFEEQVNRAVYRVAAASFLITAWMMATTLPITDLAMRRGKFTFVDSQETAIFLFWFALSLAFWAAQAIYARGFYGAGSTWTPMIAGTIVTAVIIPVYYASFHALGVTGLTIASDIGIATHTIVLAILLHRRKLVTFGLMPWRELGKAAITAVFAGLLAFKAGSLIPLSGGRLPDIEAFSLASITWAIAVAFGLWVTKSNLPGVLRKK
- a CDS encoding peptidyl-alpha-hydroxyglycine alpha-amidating lyase family protein, with product MKSVRISGAVVAVCALAAMAYAQADVRPTNLLPNPYDTVQGWAKMPAGRTWGATGAVDIDKDGKSIWVAERCGANSCQGSMLDPILHFDENGKLIKSFGAGMTIAPHGIFVDRDDNVWVTDCACTPGLTPEAGKGHQVFKFSKDGKLLMTLGKAGGGREPEFFFQPNDVLVAPNGDIFVSEGHTSTPGSTARILKFSRDGKFIKTWGKLGTAGGDFDQPHALAMDSKRRLFVGDRGNNRIQIFDQDGSFLDQWKQFSRPSGLYIDPKDTLYVADSESESIAKNHDGWKRGIRIGSAQNGSIKYFIPDPVEKATTTSAAEGVAADEQGNIYGAEVGPRALKKYVKKKGSN
- the lhgO gene encoding L-2-hydroxyglutarate oxidase — protein: MDFEIVIIGGGIVGLATALQIIRKQKGVRIAVLEKEPEIARHQTGHNSGVIHSGLYYKPGSLKAKNCVAGAAAMVRFCKEHGIPYEICGKVVVATDPSELPGLQELLRRGTANGVPGAVTIGPERLRELEPHCTGVEALHVPGTGIVNYALVARKYAKLITAGGGQILTSCPVHGIVQKSGETVLETSRGAVKGNLIINCAGLYSDRIMRLAGQDNGLQIVPFRGEYYEIVPARRGLVKGLIYPVADPRFPFLGVHFTRRISGGIEAGPNAVLAFKREGYKKTDVNLKDAVETALFPGFWRMAAKYWKSGCGEYYRSLNKGAFTRALQKLVPEIQSADLEPAGSGVRAQALDRTGRLLDDFAIVQTKQFIHVCNVPSPAATASLVIGKQIAELAAGAEK